In the Nitrospirales bacterium LBB_01 genome, one interval contains:
- the dnaB gene encoding replicative DNA helicase produces the protein MFVLGAIMLDNEAIYKVLDLIATADFYKDAHRRIFSAILTLLDKTEPIDLVTVSNYLRNKKEIEQAGGESYLSQLLNSVPTAANIVYHAKILREKALMRSLLRASTDIIDKVYAHDGEADELVDFAEKSVFEIAEFRIKPSFSSFNEVIKDSMLMIETLYDRKEIITGVSSGFKDLDNYTTGFQPGDLIIIGGRPSMGKTAFCLNIAQHVGINVKEPVAIFSLEMSKKQLAVRMLCAEAMVDANRIRRGHLEKNDWPKLTAAAGKLADAPIYIDDSSDIGALEMRSKARRLKKERGLGLVVVDYLQLMRGRSGVDRREQEISEISRSLKGLAKELEIPVIALSQLNRLVEQRRPPIPTLADLRESGAIEQDADVILFLYREEVYNRKDDSVKGKAELHIAKQRNGPAGIHVNLSFLAAYTKFADYTEGFYEEAEEKF, from the coding sequence ATGTTTGTTCTTGGCGCCATCATGCTTGATAACGAGGCCATATATAAAGTCCTTGATTTAATAGCTACAGCGGATTTTTATAAAGATGCACATCGTCGGATTTTCTCAGCAATTTTAACCCTGCTTGATAAAACTGAGCCTATTGACTTAGTAACAGTATCAAACTATCTCAGAAATAAAAAAGAAATAGAACAGGCAGGTGGGGAATCGTATTTATCGCAGCTTCTGAACTCTGTTCCAACTGCCGCCAACATCGTTTATCACGCTAAAATCCTCAGAGAAAAGGCCCTGATGAGAAGCCTGCTAAGAGCGTCAACCGATATAATCGACAAAGTTTACGCTCACGACGGAGAGGCAGATGAGTTAGTGGACTTTGCTGAGAAATCAGTTTTTGAAATAGCAGAATTTAGAATTAAGCCGTCTTTTTCCTCATTTAACGAGGTGATAAAAGACAGCATGTTAATGATAGAGACACTCTATGACCGGAAAGAGATTATAACCGGGGTGTCCTCCGGGTTTAAGGACCTGGATAATTACACAACCGGATTTCAGCCAGGAGACTTGATAATAATAGGGGGGCGTCCCTCAATGGGTAAAACCGCCTTTTGTTTAAATATAGCGCAGCATGTAGGAATCAACGTAAAGGAGCCGGTGGCTATTTTTAGTCTTGAGATGTCAAAAAAACAGTTAGCAGTGAGGATGCTTTGTGCTGAGGCTATGGTTGACGCAAACCGGATAAGAAGAGGGCACTTAGAAAAGAACGATTGGCCAAAACTGACAGCTGCTGCTGGTAAATTAGCAGATGCACCTATATATATAGACGACTCATCAGACATTGGGGCACTTGAGATGCGCTCAAAGGCAAGAAGATTAAAAAAAGAGCGGGGACTGGGATTAGTTGTGGTTGACTATCTTCAACTTATGAGAGGCCGCTCGGGTGTGGATAGAAGAGAGCAGGAGATTTCAGAAATCTCACGCTCCTTAAAAGGGCTTGCCAAAGAGCTTGAGATACCTGTGATAGCGCTTAGTCAGCTTAACAGGCTTGTTGAGCAGCGTCGTCCTCCCATTCCCACACTTGCCGATTTAAGGGAATCAGGAGCTATTGAACAGGATGCGGATGTTATCCTTTTTCTATACCGTGAGGAGGTCTATAACCGTAAGGATGATTCGGTTAAGGGCAAAGCCGAACTCCATATAGCCAAGCAACGTAATGGTCCGGCTGGGATTCATGTGAATTTGTCATTCCTTGCAGCATACACAAAGTTTGCCGATTACACGGAGGGCTTTTACGAAGAGGCGGAGGAAAAATTCTAA
- a CDS encoding amidohydrolase, with protein MVEIRRTIHKTPELGFKEHETSALICKRLRELGLDYTAGIAGTGVLGRITTSPNAKTVAVRADMDALPVFEETRLEFASCVPGVMHACGHDGHVAIALGAAALLRENPPPGNVLFVFQPDEEGTGGAKPMVDAGVLNGVSAIFGGHLDLHYKTGEIAMKPGVNTAFTNGFDVEITGRGGHAARPHEAVDSVLIACQMVVQTQAIVSRMIDPLVPAVITIGKIEAGTVNNAIAESALIQGTIRTIDTSTRETIFNKLQILAVSLSVFYDAEIKVTIHSGYPSVVNDSHIYEIAKDAAVMTVGRENVVEYPNPVMGGEDFSFFAEIVPACFVRYGARGSVNEHAGSAHSSRFDFDETSMITAAEFMANAVTIALKKL; from the coding sequence ATGGTGGAAATCAGGCGCACTATCCATAAAACGCCAGAGCTTGGGTTTAAAGAACATGAAACCAGCGCTCTTATCTGTAAAAGGCTCAGAGAGCTGGGGCTTGATTACACAGCAGGAATTGCAGGCACGGGTGTGCTTGGCAGAATTACTACCAGCCCTAATGCAAAGACTGTAGCTGTGAGAGCCGATATGGATGCCCTTCCGGTATTTGAGGAAACCAGACTTGAGTTTGCCTCATGTGTGCCCGGAGTAATGCACGCCTGCGGTCACGACGGACACGTGGCTATAGCTTTGGGAGCAGCAGCTCTTCTAAGGGAAAACCCTCCGCCCGGTAATGTTCTTTTTGTGTTTCAACCCGATGAGGAGGGAACAGGGGGAGCAAAACCAATGGTGGATGCCGGAGTGCTAAACGGAGTAAGCGCCATATTTGGAGGTCATCTGGATTTACACTATAAGACCGGAGAGATAGCGATGAAACCCGGCGTTAACACCGCTTTTACAAACGGCTTCGATGTCGAGATAACCGGCCGGGGCGGCCATGCGGCAAGGCCCCACGAAGCGGTTGACTCGGTGTTGATAGCCTGCCAGATGGTTGTGCAAACTCAGGCCATAGTCTCAAGAATGATTGACCCGCTTGTGCCTGCCGTTATAACTATCGGTAAAATTGAGGCCGGCACGGTTAATAATGCTATAGCGGAAAGCGCTCTCATACAAGGAACAATCCGAACTATAGATACCTCAACACGTGAAACAATTTTCAATAAACTTCAAATATTAGCTGTGAGTCTTTCTGTGTTTTACGATGCGGAAATTAAGGTTACCATTCACAGCGGTTATCCCTCAGTGGTTAATGATTCGCATATTTATGAAATAGCAAAGGATGCAGCAGTAATGACTGTCGGCAGGGAAAACGTTGTTGAGTATCCAAATCCGGTTATGGGCGGTGAGGATTTCTCCTTTTTTGCAGAGATTGTGCCAGCGTGTTTTGTGCGGTATGGCGCCCGTGGCAGTGTTAATGAACATGCAGGCTCAGCCCACAGCAGCCGTTTTGACTTTGATGAGACATCTATGATTACCGCAGCTGAGTTTATGGCTAATGCTGTTACTATAGCATTGAAAAAACTATAA
- a CDS encoding 50S ribosomal protein L9, with protein sequence MKVILREDVGNVGEMGMIVSVARGYARNYLIPKKFAVEANPKNMKLLQHETRLIAEKVKKLKVSAEDFAKKVAATPVTITAKAGEEGKLFGSVTNKDIADALLAMGFSIDKRKILLDAPIKRTGEHIVKIRIHPEVQADLKVDVVPE encoded by the coding sequence ATGAAGGTGATACTGAGAGAGGACGTAGGTAATGTAGGGGAGATGGGCATGATTGTTAGTGTTGCCCGCGGATATGCAAGGAACTATCTTATCCCAAAAAAGTTTGCAGTTGAAGCAAACCCTAAGAACATGAAACTCTTGCAGCATGAGACACGTCTAATTGCTGAGAAGGTTAAAAAGTTGAAAGTAAGCGCCGAGGATTTTGCCAAAAAGGTTGCGGCAACTCCGGTTACTATTACTGCAAAGGCGGGCGAGGAGGGAAAGCTCTTTGGCTCTGTTACCAATAAAGACATTGCAGATGCGCTTCTTGCAATGGGATTTAGCATTGACAAAAGAAAAATTCTCCTTGATGCTCCCATAAAAAGAACTGGTGAGCACATCGTGAAAATCAGAATACACCCCGAGGTGCAGGCTGATTTAAAAGTGGATGTAGTGCCGGAATAA
- the amrB gene encoding AmmeMemoRadiSam system protein B gives MIKRLPVVAGQFYKGGAAALEAEVRSYTTEVSEKVRAIGVISPHAGLMYSGAVAGLVYSNIEFPDTFIMLGPNHTGLGQKAAVMKEGRWEIPTNSFEIDTDLASAILNSTPFFTEDILAHRYEHSLEVQLPFIAHFSKAVKIIPICFMYASVDQCKEAGEALAKVIQNSGKTVTIVASSDMSHYLPDAITRRQDGLAMDRITALDPAGLYDVVKKEDITMCGVIPAAIMMFAALKLGAQTSEVIKYATSGDVSGDYDRVVGYAGVVIR, from the coding sequence ATGATAAAAAGACTGCCTGTTGTAGCCGGTCAATTTTATAAGGGCGGGGCGGCGGCTTTAGAGGCTGAGGTAAGAAGTTACACAACGGAGGTCAGCGAAAAAGTTAGAGCCATAGGCGTAATAAGCCCTCATGCCGGCCTTATGTATTCGGGAGCTGTGGCAGGGCTTGTGTACTCTAACATAGAATTCCCCGATACGTTTATAATGTTAGGACCAAATCACACCGGATTAGGACAGAAAGCGGCAGTTATGAAAGAGGGCAGGTGGGAGATTCCAACAAATTCCTTTGAAATAGATACTGATTTAGCATCGGCAATTTTAAACAGCACTCCTTTTTTTACAGAGGATATACTGGCACACCGATATGAACATTCACTTGAGGTGCAATTACCATTTATAGCGCATTTTTCAAAGGCGGTAAAAATCATACCGATTTGTTTTATGTATGCCTCAGTGGATCAATGTAAGGAAGCTGGCGAGGCGCTTGCCAAAGTGATACAGAACTCGGGGAAAACCGTGACAATCGTGGCAAGCTCTGATATGAGCCACTACTTACCTGATGCCATAACCAGAAGGCAGGACGGGCTTGCAATGGATAGAATCACAGCGCTTGACCCAGCAGGTCTATATGATGTTGTAAAGAAAGAGGATATAACCATGTGCGGAGTGATACCGGCAGCCATAATGATGTTTGCCGCACTAAAGTTGGGTGCTCAAACTTCAGAAGTCATCAAGTATGCCACATCTGGGGATGTAAGCGGAGACTATGACAGGGTTGTAGGTTATGCCGGTGTTGTAATCAGATAA
- a CDS encoding PAS domain S-box protein, whose translation MKHSKWSISGLFSEKALRHLSLNSPVMFSIFIVVSIFISEWLIMLFIPQLRDLSDFAKSAVDSTTLVILVLPGLYFFLLRPLKVQIMECCKAKQRLRDLNAELNVKVCELATSEEHFKTLVDTIPDIVYRLDAEGRFTYLNSTVEKLGFTIDELIGQHFSVIVSSEYVDNISRTNVLPKLTGVKTGDKEAPKLFDERRAGSRGTSGLEVYILKKSDGESDIANADRMIAEVNSSGVYDVDCSTMRRELAGTIGIIKPLLPQSIGTVGVIRDITIRKKTEDALLEAVKHFKMISDGIPSLVWMSDMEGGCTYVNKQWQEFTGIPIDDNLGECLKEPLHPDDFERTREVYADAFKHSKPFELEFRLRRHDGEYIWFLNRGVPFTLPDEDFSGYIGLCTDISGRKEAENKLNWKTKELEDLNQNLNTRVTEEIDRGRKKEQLLIQQSKMAAMGEMLAAIAHQWRQPLNALGLMVQEMEEAHRFGELDSPNMSDSVNKCMEQITFMSRTIDDFRNFFKPSKEKVPFDIVTAIKDLLTFLTVQSVKFVIKIQFFRKLKDTIVNITDMPSGTHDEIVVLGYPNEFKHVVMNIISNSKDAIVVRLKETPKLKGDIRIVVSEVNGKALIEIKDNGGGIGEDAIERLFEPYFTTKDANEGTGIGLYMSKVIIENNMNGRLSAENEGEGAKFTIALNVHQSL comes from the coding sequence TTGAAGCACTCTAAGTGGTCAATTTCAGGGCTGTTTAGCGAAAAGGCTCTCCGGCATTTAAGTCTTAACTCGCCTGTTATGTTCTCTATATTTATCGTCGTATCCATTTTTATATCCGAGTGGCTTATCATGCTGTTCATTCCGCAATTAAGAGACCTGTCCGATTTTGCAAAAAGCGCTGTAGATTCCACCACTTTGGTAATACTGGTGCTGCCTGGGCTGTACTTTTTCCTTCTGCGGCCGCTTAAGGTTCAAATTATGGAGTGCTGCAAGGCAAAGCAAAGGCTTCGCGACCTCAACGCAGAGCTAAACGTAAAAGTCTGCGAACTTGCAACGTCTGAGGAACATTTTAAAACTCTGGTTGACACTATCCCTGATATTGTTTACAGACTTGATGCCGAGGGGAGATTTACATATTTAAACAGTACGGTAGAAAAGCTTGGATTTACCATAGATGAGCTGATTGGTCAGCACTTTAGTGTAATTGTATCATCAGAGTATGTTGACAATATAAGCAGAACAAATGTACTGCCTAAATTAACCGGCGTTAAAACCGGCGACAAAGAAGCGCCCAAATTATTTGACGAAAGAAGGGCAGGCTCGCGTGGGACAAGCGGACTTGAAGTTTATATTCTAAAAAAATCCGATGGTGAATCAGACATCGCCAATGCCGACCGTATGATAGCTGAGGTAAACAGCTCTGGCGTCTATGACGTGGACTGTTCAACTATGAGAAGGGAGCTTGCCGGCACGATAGGAATAATTAAGCCGCTGCTGCCTCAATCAATAGGAACAGTGGGTGTTATAAGGGATATAACAATAAGAAAAAAGACTGAAGATGCGCTGCTTGAAGCGGTTAAGCATTTTAAGATGATCTCTGACGGCATACCATCCCTTGTTTGGATGTCCGATATGGAGGGAGGCTGCACTTACGTAAACAAGCAGTGGCAGGAGTTTACCGGCATTCCGATTGATGACAACTTAGGTGAGTGTTTAAAAGAACCATTACATCCCGACGATTTTGAAAGAACAAGGGAGGTCTATGCAGATGCCTTTAAACACTCAAAACCCTTTGAATTAGAATTCAGACTGAGAAGACATGATGGGGAATATATCTGGTTTTTAAATCGTGGAGTGCCGTTTACCTTGCCAGATGAGGATTTTTCTGGCTACATCGGTCTGTGTACTGATATAAGCGGAAGAAAAGAGGCAGAGAATAAACTTAATTGGAAAACCAAGGAACTTGAGGATTTAAATCAAAACCTCAACACACGAGTCACAGAGGAGATAGACAGAGGCAGGAAAAAAGAGCAGCTATTAATTCAACAGTCTAAAATGGCTGCAATGGGGGAGATGCTTGCCGCTATAGCACACCAGTGGAGACAGCCGCTTAATGCTCTTGGTTTGATGGTTCAGGAGATGGAGGAGGCTCATAGGTTTGGAGAACTTGACAGCCCCAATATGTCAGATTCCGTCAACAAATGTATGGAACAAATCACCTTCATGTCTCGCACAATAGATGATTTCAGGAATTTTTTCAAACCAAGCAAAGAGAAAGTTCCTTTCGATATTGTAACGGCAATAAAGGACCTTCTGACCTTTTTGACCGTTCAGTCAGTAAAGTTTGTGATTAAAATACAGTTTTTCCGTAAACTGAAAGACACAATTGTTAATATAACAGACATGCCGTCAGGCACTCATGACGAGATAGTTGTGCTGGGTTATCCCAATGAGTTTAAGCACGTGGTAATGAATATAATTAGCAACTCTAAAGATGCGATAGTCGTCAGACTCAAAGAAACCCCGAAATTAAAAGGAGATATACGGATTGTAGTTTCAGAGGTAAACGGTAAGGCGCTGATAGAGATAAAAGACAACGGCGGTGGAATTGGCGAAGATGCGATAGAGAGGTTATTTGAGCCGTACTTTACAACTAAGGACGCTAATGAGGGGACAGGCATAGGACTATACATGTCAAAAGTGATAATAGAAAATAACATGAACGGGCGGCTATCTGCTGAAAATGAGGGAGAAGGCGCTAAGTTTACCATAGCGCTGAATGTGCATCAATCCTTATAA
- a CDS encoding response regulator has translation MTDEFLKKLTVLYVEDEPQIMELVTRFLKRRVAVVYGAYNGKEGLDIYISNKSEIDLVITDIQMPIMDGMTMIEEILKQDDAQPIIITTAYKDEAHTSDRVCRNIFKPINLDHLSESILFCMGARRDDS, from the coding sequence ATGACAGATGAGTTTCTAAAAAAACTAACAGTGTTGTACGTTGAAGATGAGCCGCAAATAATGGAATTGGTTACACGTTTTTTGAAAAGACGGGTGGCAGTCGTTTATGGGGCTTATAACGGCAAAGAAGGTTTGGATATTTACATATCAAACAAGTCTGAGATTGATTTAGTGATAACCGATATCCAAATGCCAATTATGGATGGGATGACAATGATAGAGGAAATCCTAAAACAAGATGACGCCCAGCCAATTATAATAACTACAGCCTATAAAGATGAGGCTCACACCAGTGACAGAGTTTGCAGAAATATATTTAAACCGATAAATCTGGACCATCTATCTGAGAGTATTTTGTTTTGTATGGGGGCAAGGAGAGACGACTCTTAA
- a CDS encoding BrnA antitoxin family protein, whose amino-acid sequence MARKVHIVKYTDKELSKLIKREGTFSDWDKAAGMTQAEIETCIASDSDEAEMLMDWDNVTVELPHPKAVLNMRIDKDVLDYFRKTGRGYQSLINAVLRSYVQRRDTQQHHKG is encoded by the coding sequence ATGGCGAGGAAAGTGCATATCGTCAAATACACGGATAAGGAATTGAGCAAGCTCATCAAGCGGGAGGGAACGTTTTCCGATTGGGATAAGGCCGCCGGCATGACGCAGGCAGAGATAGAGACCTGTATTGCCTCTGATTCTGATGAGGCAGAAATGCTCATGGATTGGGATAACGTCACAGTAGAATTGCCGCACCCTAAGGCCGTTCTGAACATGCGAATTGACAAGGACGTGCTTGACTACTTCCGTAAGACCGGCAGAGGGTATCAATCCCTCATCAATGCTGTTTTGCGGTCTTATGTTCAACGGCGAGACACCCAGCAGCACCACAAGGGATAA
- the murJ gene encoding murein biosynthesis integral membrane protein MurJ, whose product MNKQKKTSSWKSVLQELSNEGNTVRAVEPSSSGKIARSALSMSAATSFSRLVGFVRDMLVARVLGASDLSDSFFVAFRIPNLMRELFAEGSMSSGLIPVLTEIRTKEGDAEAALVVRKAFTFVVIFIGIFCVCGIVFAPQIVAAIAPGFLQNIVKFKTTVILTRIMFPFLLCVSLAALVMGALNTKRVFFIPALASAWFNIAIIAAIVGFIALKISPVTAVALGVTIGGVVQFLWQLPTFFKHNYSLKPSIGFNHKGLKRMGKLILPATVGTAVAQINIFVSTILASFLPVGSITYLYYSMRLIQFPVGVFGVAVGMAALPALSEHAAKKDYEALAEDFAFSLKLLFSVTVPSMLGLIALSRPIVAALFEHGKFGPEAVKGTSTALICYSLGIWAMVGVRVLTSSFYSMQDTKTPVKSAVFSLTLNVLLSIILMGPFSYAGLALANAGASAFNFSMLFFLLKRRLSHIDFKGIAVSFVKTLAASVIMGLFGYFLMAFFERFKVESHLLKGGFLFAAIAVCTAVYFGAALMLKSDEVRYFLKTLKRRWSKKR is encoded by the coding sequence TTGAACAAGCAAAAAAAGACCTCCAGTTGGAAATCGGTTTTGCAAGAACTCTCTAATGAGGGTAACACAGTAAGGGCAGTTGAACCATCATCGTCAGGTAAAATAGCCCGCAGCGCTCTTTCCATGTCGGCAGCCACATCTTTTAGCAGACTGGTCGGATTTGTGCGGGATATGCTTGTGGCAAGGGTGCTGGGTGCTTCTGACCTTTCTGACTCTTTTTTCGTTGCCTTCAGAATCCCCAACCTTATGCGTGAACTCTTTGCCGAGGGCTCCATGTCATCGGGTCTGATTCCGGTTCTTACAGAAATCCGAACTAAAGAGGGGGATGCTGAGGCTGCTCTTGTTGTCAGAAAGGCTTTCACATTTGTCGTTATATTTATAGGGATTTTTTGTGTTTGCGGGATTGTTTTTGCCCCTCAGATTGTGGCTGCCATAGCGCCCGGATTTTTACAAAATATTGTGAAATTTAAAACCACAGTTATACTTACCCGAATTATGTTTCCATTTTTACTCTGTGTCAGTCTTGCGGCTCTTGTTATGGGGGCACTTAACACAAAAAGGGTGTTTTTTATTCCTGCCCTTGCCTCAGCCTGGTTTAACATTGCTATAATTGCCGCAATTGTAGGATTTATCGCCTTAAAAATATCACCGGTTACGGCGGTTGCTCTTGGCGTTACAATTGGTGGCGTAGTACAATTTCTGTGGCAGCTTCCAACATTCTTTAAACACAATTATTCCCTTAAACCCAGTATTGGTTTTAATCACAAGGGGTTAAAACGTATGGGAAAACTGATTTTGCCTGCAACAGTGGGAACCGCGGTGGCTCAGATAAACATTTTTGTAAGCACCATATTGGCCTCATTTTTGCCTGTTGGCAGCATAACCTATCTGTATTATTCTATGAGACTGATACAGTTTCCGGTTGGCGTTTTTGGTGTGGCAGTCGGTATGGCAGCTCTTCCGGCACTATCAGAACATGCCGCAAAAAAAGATTATGAAGCTCTTGCCGAAGATTTTGCGTTCTCTTTAAAGCTCCTGTTTTCCGTTACTGTGCCTTCAATGCTTGGTCTCATTGCGCTTTCAAGACCTATTGTGGCAGCCCTGTTTGAGCATGGCAAGTTTGGCCCTGAGGCTGTTAAAGGAACTTCAACTGCGCTTATTTGCTACTCGCTGGGAATATGGGCAATGGTGGGAGTTAGGGTGTTGACGTCGTCCTTTTACTCCATGCAGGACACGAAAACTCCGGTTAAATCTGCGGTCTTTTCTTTGACTCTTAACGTGCTCTTAAGCATAATTCTAATGGGACCCTTTAGCTATGCAGGGCTTGCGCTGGCTAATGCCGGAGCCTCTGCGTTTAACTTTTCAATGTTGTTTTTTCTGCTAAAGAGACGTCTTTCACACATTGACTTTAAAGGGATTGCGGTTTCATTTGTAAAAACCCTTGCCGCATCGGTTATAATGGGACTATTCGGGTATTTTCTGATGGCTTTTTTTGAAAGATTTAAGGTAGAAAGTCATTTGCTTAAAGGAGGGTTTCTTTTTGCAGCTATAGCCGTTTGTACTGCTGTTTATTTTGGGGCAGCACTAATGCTTAAAAGCGATGAGGTGCGATATTTTCTAAAAACATTAAAACGCAGGTGGAGCAAGAAGCGTTAA
- a CDS encoding HEPN domain-containing protein, producing MRGVEEAKLVLTMAGKDLRALHIMCNPESVDDEIFGFHAQQAVEKSLKAWITALGHEHTYKHDLRPLIVKLQSLNCDVNGLWEFVDLNIFAVQYRYETYYILMYPLTDRISSIKLSHCTTE from the coding sequence ATGAGAGGAGTTGAAGAGGCAAAGTTAGTGCTGACAATGGCAGGCAAAGACCTGCGCGCACTGCACATAATGTGCAACCCTGAGTCAGTTGACGATGAAATATTCGGTTTCCATGCCCAGCAAGCTGTTGAAAAATCACTAAAAGCATGGATTACAGCACTTGGGCATGAACATACGTATAAGCATGACCTGCGTCCTCTAATAGTTAAACTTCAGAGTCTTAACTGCGATGTAAACGGCTTATGGGAGTTCGTTGACCTAAATATCTTTGCTGTCCAATACAGATACGAGACATACTATATACTGATGTACCCCTTGACAGACAGAATATCATCAATAAAACTCAGTCATTGTACGACAGAGTAA
- a CDS encoding nucleotidyltransferase domain-containing protein, with the protein MTPVTEKVLREIISAIVDSVHPLKVILFGSYAQGHEKADSDLDFLVVEDEPFGTLRSRARQIGNIYRSLPPYIIPVDIVLYSKDESDKWKNGINHVIARACREGKVVYERS; encoded by the coding sequence ATGACTCCCGTTACAGAAAAGGTATTGAGGGAAATAATTAGCGCTATTGTTGATTCGGTGCATCCGTTGAAGGTAATTCTGTTTGGTTCATACGCACAGGGTCATGAAAAGGCTGATTCTGACCTTGATTTTCTTGTCGTTGAGGATGAGCCATTTGGAACTCTCAGGAGCAGAGCAAGGCAAATTGGCAACATTTACCGTAGTCTTCCGCCTTATATAATCCCAGTTGATATTGTACTTTATAGCAAGGATGAATCTGATAAGTGGAAAAACGGGATAAACCATGTCATTGCAAGGGCTTGCAGGGAGGGTAAAGTGGTGTATGAGAGGAGTTGA